The genomic interval CCCTATAACCTCTGACGAGTTTATATGGAACAAAGACTTTATGAGTCGCATGAATAAATTGTTTGATGACTCTGCTTCTCCACCTCAACAACCTCCTGTTAAGGTCTCCTACTTTTACTCTTAATTGCTCTTTTTGTAACTGTTAAGTGATCAAGAAGAATTGATTTTATTGCCTAATATTATCAAATAGAGTGTTTTGAAAAAAGAGGCTTATTTGGTTTTTTttcatttgtgaaattaatggATTTTATGTGATCAAATGTGTTGAATGCATTACAGGAAAAGCCTACCAAGCGTGAGATAGAatgtttgattttgattttttagtgTTCTTAACAGTTATTGTATGGATTTTCTGGACATTCTTAACAGTATGGAGGTTGATCTGAGTAAAGAACTCACAACCCCTACcaagaaattaaaatataataaaattattattggtTCCTAACcacacaaaacaaaaaaaaaaatatatatatatatacatacaaataataaaaaaaaaaaaagtaaagtatTACTCTGCCTCTGAAGTtcgtttagttttttttttttttatgttattaacTTGTTTTAAAGGTTCATTGGTCATCTGTAACAATTGTttctttcataaaaataaaatgaatatgaGCTCCATCTGTAGAGATTCTTGAGGTTTCATGGTATTGTTGGGTCTATGTAATTGTTTATTTAGTTCGTAGTTACTGTAGTAAAGAGCCAAAATGCTGATTTTAGTTCATGGTATTAATCATCATTGAGCTTGGCTGGTTGCTCGTGGTTAATTCTTAAATTGTAGTCAAAgttaatttatcaaataaagcagatgagttaatttttaaaatggatAAATCACGTGGTGACATTAACAAAATTTGCTTGTAAATTATTTGTTTTAGATAACATGATCATTGGTTGCAAAATTTATGTATGTATTATTTGCTTTTGAGGCAGATTTATCTAAGATCCCCAATGATAAACTTGAGGAGCTGAAAGGATTGTACGAAATTGATGTAGTTCCATATACATTGACCCTTGGATATTCATATTGGGGTGCAGGTTAGTGATGCTAATTGATTATATTTTCTGAGTTATCAATTTTTATTCGGTTTCTACTGTCataaacttgatttttttttgggcTTGTTTTGTCCTTACTGGTCTAGAAaaggaaaataaatattttttcattctaCCCTACTATATAGTGAAGTGTTTGAAGAAAACAGGAGATGTTTAAATTTCAGCCAGACACGGTTTATGGTTAGAAATTGGAATGTTAAGTTTAGAATCTGGAATGTTATAAAGTGTCAATGGCTACGCTTTTTATCTATAAAGATTACCTATTGTCAGTTTTTTGGAATTATGATCATGACCCTTGTCACATGCGAGGCGAAATCCTAGCTAATAAAGAAAGATACCAAACACAATCTATCATGCATATCCATCATGTATTGTTCTACTTGATTAGAAGTTAGGTATTTTTTTTActcatattaatttaaatattagaatgtACTTATTGTGTTATATATATGGAAGATAATATGAAATATCATGCAAAAAAACCCCGCAATATCTTTTCCCTTTATACTATACAGATTTATATATAGATGAAAGCAGTATGCGATATTAATTTTATACAGATTTATGATGatgttaatttttaatttctaccTCATATTTAGGATTGCTTTCCTTCACAATAGGAAGATTTTGTATGTTGTGCTTTCTTAACTCAATAATATCCTCTGTATATGAAAGAGCTTTAGAAGCATCATCAACAAGGTCCTGTTGTTGCTGATCAAATGCCTAAAGAAGGGTGATAAAACTCATTAAAAGATATAATTTACAGGGGAAAGATAAAGGACGAGCCTATTGACTAAGAGAAGCAAAAGGAATAAGGTATGTAATTccaatgtgaaaaaaaaaaatatttggcaCCAACCATCTCACTAGGAGATATTGGCATGGTAAAAAAAAGGTATCATCCTTTTAGTGTTTTGATTGTTTGGGTTGATGAGTTTGCTAGAACAGAGATGCCTACAACAAACTAGGAGTTTTTTCCAATACAATTGTGGTTAAAAAGTTGTTTTTGTCTCATTGGAAATTTGATGTTAAATCTCAACTGAACTTGTTCTCCTCCAGTGATTGTGGTATAGCAGAGAAGTTATGCTTTAATGTGAACCTTTCTTGACAATTAacccttttattttattgttttgaatTATAATGTTAGGCTATACTCTGCTTGATTTGGACCATTTTATTGGTGGCAGTGGAcacctttatttttatttgttattgtgCATCTAAAGTTTTGGATTGTAATTATTAATCCAAGTGCACATTTGTTATTTGAACGAAATGTACACTGAAGTTTTCAGCTCTAGCAAGTGATCATATTGTTTTTGGTACTATTTGTGATGGAGTTTCTGTTCTCACACTTgagttaattataatttgactctccaataaattatatttctttttctttgaatGGTTGTTGGTGACTTTGTATTAACaagtaattgaaaattaatataggtggcgtttggtaatatttttttaatcagttttttatttttaaaagtagaaaagtgaatttttttttttcaaaaacatgttctataaaactgtttttacttttcaattttataattagaaatcaaaattttaaaaacaaaaaaaatcactttcaatatttttttaaacagtttcttttcttaattaatcttttggattacgaccagacctagacccaaatctcCTCCCCACGGCCCTGGTGCTGAACTCGGCTTTTGACgtgaacccgaatccgaccccggacagacccgacttaaataaaatcaaaaaataaaaataaaaataaattttacagaacacacttttgttttctgtttttataattgaaaaacaaaagtggttacagaatgcatttttgtttttcaaaaataaatttttttttttaaaaaaaaaaaattctttcattttgtgattaaaaaattaaaaaacaaaagtattaGCAAACGGCACCATAGTATGCAATATGCTTATTTTTATGCTATAGAAAAAAATAACCAATCAATGCAAAATGTTGTTTAATTTTTGGTGTAACAATGTATTATAATTATGCctgtattaatattttaattttactggttaaataatactttagaTAACAAtgtacatattataattttatatatacaattatattttacttaCCAAATACAATGATATACAATttacttttataaaacacatcGTTCATATAATTATACATTTAGTTATCAacatctaaaaataaaaaatacaaaagccttaaataaaactaatatttacgtgccaACTTAActagtatatttatatataagaaaaatataatttaaattaaactaatcaaaactttttacatataattcttttctctttcatgttttatttgtttattttaatttattgttggagatataaaacaataataatttgttttattgaATTTGTTGTTGGATATgtgaaaataatttatattttaataaatattaaaaaagttaCCAATCCACAACAAATCCAAGAGAAATTAAAAGGGAGTTTTAAGTTTTCGGTGTAAGAATGGTGTGTAAAGACATTGCTAGTGGATTGCTTCACCTCTAGACCAAGTCCCGTGGACTAATCCAAGAGAAATTTTGGGCCAAACCACATAAAAATGAATGTCATTTTCTTTAGTTTTTGCACTTAAGTTTTGTTTGATTAAAATCTAAATattgttaatataattaaatgggTAAAGAGTTTATGTAACTAATCATTCTTTCAGTTTTATTTGTAATATGAATGCTCTCGTAGTCTCATATAATACATTTGAAAATGAATAGCTCTTAAGTTTATTAATATGAATTATTGTTCTCGTGGTACAACTACATGTATCATATTCGAATTGGATAGGATAGTGTGTGAGAAAGTAGGACAGAAGCGGAATCTTTCACCACTTAATTCCAtataaaatttagaattttgtttATTTCATGTAATAATATTTTGGTGTAGTAGACTTTCCTTCCCAAAGCACAAATTTATGTTATGGCAGGCTGCTATCAATGAGCACTTGCTCAGTAGAGATCAGCTGAGTAGTTGGCTGACTGTGATTGAGTCCCAAATGTGCCCGGTTTGTGAGAACCAAAGGGAGTCGTAATCATTTATTCCTTGATTGTGAGTTCTCTACTAGAGTAGTGCAGTGAGTTCATGGTTTCTCGGACTGGATTACCAGCTGATGCACTTCTGTATTATCATCTCAGCTGTAGGCACGGCGGTTGTCAACTGGGTTTGGTTGAGTAGGAACTTTTGTGTTTGAGGGAGTGCTAGTAGAGTTTGTTGATAGCCAAATCAAAAGGGCTTCAAAGGCCAAAATTATGTTCATAAAGTCTAGATGCCTagtaacaaagaaaaaaatgcGTTTGATGTAATTCTGTTTTCTACTTTTTAGTAGTGTGTTTGTAAGGTTTGGTTGTgagcaataaaaaaaattctcttgAGCAAAAATAATATTCATGTTAGAATCTTCATCTCAACGAGATAGCAAAGGAAACAAAGAAATTCCACAGttgaattttcttaaattagaAGTAACACATTTATGGCAAAAAAAAGTTGGAATAAGTGGGTATGTAGATACCAGTACATTGATGAACAAGAACcaatttttttgatttcttgAGACACCCGTATGTAgcccctatttttttttctttactttcTCTTAAGACAAAAGGGAATAATAAATAATCCAATGTTTGTCCTAAATTACAGAATCTAACAACAAAACAAAGCAAAACCCTAGAAAGACCccacagaaacaaaaataaaagaattgaTAAAACAAATAGCAATGTATATCATCTCCCCCAAGCCCGCTTTATCTACACCCCcatactatattatattatatataattaaacccCACAAAAATTTCTTAGTCCCTCCCATCTGGAATGGAGTGAAACATCTCAAAGTTGATCGAGGAACGATTCGCTTCTGCAACACAAGAATGAAGAACAGAGACCGGAACAAACCtaaactttaatttttattttaatgttgtATCCTAATCACAGTTTAGACCACAGATTTCTAAGACAGGGCCATCTTTTGAAACAAATGGATTTATTCTCACCCACATGAGAGTTAAGATTGAGGCCAGAAGAATGGACCAGACCACAATAATTGTGGGTATTCTGTCTTGTTTCCCAAGCATACCTTTGAGGAAGGGGTACAAGTGGATGATGACCCAGAGAGCAAAAAATAGCCTACCAAAGAGTGGACCCCATGAATCATAACCATTATTGATGGCATCAGAAATCCCAACCACAACACCAACTAGATTTATTATCAACAGCGTTATGGGAGGGATCAAGAGTGATGTCCACTTGAAAATGTACAGCTCTGAGAACTCTCCATCGTCAGCAGCCTTTGAGGTGACCGTGAAGTTTGTGTTGACACCAGCCAAAACTTTGAGCAGACCCTGGAAAAGAGCGAAGAGATGTGATGAGACACCTCCGATAACCCAGAACTGCTCATTTCTCCACCAATCATCAATCCTGACTCCACCCCATTGCATCTCAAGGATACCAGTTGCTGCTATAGATATGAAGAGAGCCATGAAAAGAATACTTGCATAGTTGCTGATCTGCAAATTTGTATAAAGAGCACATATTAGAATACATTGTAGCATATATTGTCCATCAGAAGTTTCAAGGGTGAATTGATAAGATGCAGCACAAATGCACAAACACTTGAGTTTTCAAGAAAGAACTTGATTTAGACTTTAGTaaacatatatttgtatataccAGCAAAACTTATCACAAGCTAATGTACAAATAAAAATCTTGACCAAGTGAGGAAGAAAGGAAGTATAATGGGGGAGTTACCTCGGGGACAATAAATTTCCCAGTGAGTAGACAGATGGCAGGCAAAGAACAATAGACAAGCAAGGGAAGGGAGGTCCAAGGATATACAACGGAGTTTATATAAGAGAAGCGTTCCAACCATTTTAACCCACCCCCATAGCCATACCAAATTGGACAATGTTTACTCAAGAAGATTTCAACTGATCCAAGTGCCCAACGAAGAACTTGGTGCAAACGATCTGAGAGGTTAATAGGAGCTGAACCCTTGAATGCGGGTCTTTTGGGCATGCAGTATACAGATCGCCAGCCATGGCAATGCATTTTGAATCCAGTCAGAATATCCTCAGTAACCGAACCATATATCCATCCAACCTGTTTTAATTTAGAAGTTCAGATAGATGTCAATAAGGTGACTTAAGAGAGTGAAAATAACTTCATAATATACATTACAATTTCACTTACTTCTTTTCCCCATTCTGTTTTATCCTCGTAGCCACAGCTGATGACTTGAAGGGCTTCTTTTAGAAGAGATGCAGGGCTAACATTCTGAGGAACTCCACCATTCTCTAGAATTGCAGATGCAATGAACACTGGAGACTGCCCAAACTTCTTCTCCAATGTCACTTGCGACATATTGGATGCCTTTTCAGGATTCAATTCTGCAATAACAATGCAGTGTATTATCAGATCAAGTgttcaattaaaaataatacacGCACACATATACTTCATTACCGAAACTTGCTAATCTTTACCTGTGATTCCCTCTTCAATATTTTCAAGTGCATGAATCTGCTTGGATGCTTCCCTATGTTTtggtttctttttctctttctttgttTTAGCGTTCTTTTTCTTTCTAGAACCAAAACACAGGCAACACCATCTTGGCCAACAATTGCAGGTCCTGCTTGGCCGCTTCTTTTTGGTAGGTGCATCGTACCCATAAAGTGCTTGCCTTCTGAAAACACACCCAGTTCCGACGTATATTGGTCCTTGTATACCATCTAATcctttcatgttgatctgtttAGCGAATTAAAAAAGGGTTTAAACAACACTAAAGATGGGTAAAAAAAAGTCAAATTACGAATTACACTAAAGCAACCCACATACATCAAAGAACACGACATTCCGATTTGAGTATCTATCATGACGATCAATCCCATCAAATCTTTGAGGGAATTGGACATAGCAGACTTTCTTTCCTGATGTAGGGTCCATCATGAAGCACATTGCTTCTCTAAGTGCCTTGCTGTTGTTGATGTAGTGATCACAATCAACATTGAGTAGGTAAGGAGCATTTGAAATAACTGCTGAAACTCTCATCTACAAAATAAATTCAAGTTAGCATAAGACAGaatatttaggaaaaaaaaaaggtgatgGTCTctgtatacataaatatataaattcagCTCACCAAAGCATTCATGGCACCAGCCTTTTTGTGGTGATCAAAGCCAGGTCTCTTCTCACGAGAAACATAAACTAAACGAGGTAACTCATTTCCTTCAAGATCACGGACACCATTATTACCAAGGAAGACCTGTACACGAACACTTTCTTAAATTAATGCTTAAAAATAACAATAGCATGAAATGGAACAGGGCCAGCTGATGTGACATTATGATAGGCCATTTAATTTGCAACAAAACAGCAAAACTGATATTTAGTAGGCACAAACTAGGAAAAcattgcagaaaaataaaattctgtCTTCTCTTTCTTCAGCTTAAAATACTAACAAATTTATAAGAACCCACCTATTTGATTAATGAATGTACCTAGGAAAACTATAATAAACAAGGACAAAGTGATAAATATCCAATAGACGAAAAGTTTCCCCACCTGAATCATGCCAGGATGATCGCGCACATTGTTCCCAGGCCATGGAGACCCATCCTGCATTGTCCATCCGTCCTCAGGAACCTTTTGTGCAGTGGATACTAATGCATTTATTCTGACTTTAAATTCTTCATAATCTCTCTGCCAAACAAAtacagaaaagaaaaaaaaatactgtcAATTTATGGAGGATTCAACAGCATTTTACAACTAATCCAAAAAACTGTGGCTGGAAAATTGTTGAGAGACAGATAATAAGTTTGATATATAAAATGTTAATGAAGTCAAATCAATTCAGTTACATGGAAATCAAATAAAGCCACAAACCTTCATTGCACGTCTTTCCCTAACAAATGCCGGTTGAACTTTATCTTTCAGATAGTCCATTTTCTGAGAGAAATACCATTCTGGGGCCCTAGGCTCAATACTATATTTCTTACAGAATGGAACCCATTTTCTAGCAAATTCTGATGTCTCAGAGAGTGCTTCAAAAGTAAGCATGGCAGCACCATCATCAGAGACATAGCATGCAACCTTATCAACTGGATAATCAACAGCAAGAATGGATAAAACTGTGTTTGCAGTGATGAGGGGAGGTTCTTTCAGAGGGTCCACCGTACTAACAAATACATCTATATTAGCCAACTCAGATGGCTTTCCTTCTTTTTCATATCTGCAAGTATCAAAAGTAAATGGTCAgacatccaaaaaaaaaatcgttgAACTTCATGGAAAATGATAAATTTAATCCAGAAAGAGATTAAAATTGTAAGTACATCCATAAACAGCACTAGACAAGGCTAACATAATATTTACCTCAGTGATAAACGATCAAGGTATGTTTCTCGATGTATGGGATACCATTTGGGAAATTGATCAAGAATCCATGAAACACCAAaccatatttcacatataactgATGTCAACCATAGGCCATATGCATCATTAACAGGATGTAGAAGTCTATAATGAAAAAATAGGCCAAGAATTGCAAGACGGAGAACTATGAGCAATCTGTACGGGCTTATCTTGCTAGAAGAGATTGGCTTCTTCCTTGACAGTGGCTGTCTGCCTTCATCCATCCTAATtacattaatgaaaattttgttaaataaacAAAAGAATAAAGTATGCAAGAGATAGGTTATAAGCAAAGTTTTATAGAAGCACTCACATTGGTAACTCCGGATCATCTAGCTCATCTCCAAAGTCTCCGCCACCATTGCCTCCGTGATGCTTTACTACTTGAAGCTTATCATTCTGCTTCTTTTTCCAATCTTCCATCCGATCTTTCCAGGCTACACTTCCATATCCATATACTGCAATATCTTTCTTTGGAACCATCGGTCTGGGTTGCACTGCAATATTGCACTTATAAATAATCTAATACCGATGCTTAAAACAAAAAACCTTGAAATATTGTTGAAGTCAATATGTACCAAACAAAATTTGACTTACAAGGTGTGGATGAATCAGAATAAGGCATTGGATGGACTCTGTTTCCATGACCCATAAATGGTGGTACAATTAGAGCATGACGATCAGAAGAAATCTCGGAATCCTGAAAGGATATAAGAGGCACAATGTAAGGAGCTAATAGCAATGCAACTCATTTGTATTGGCAATactacaaaaataaattgaatatcAACTTACCTCCTCGCCATATGTCAAGAGAGGGATTTCAGAACCAGGGGGAGAGGATTCACGTTCCGGGATTGCAGAAGAATGATATTGTGAACCATAGCGAGAAGGGGGCATTCCTTCAGTGACTTGATGTGGGAAGGCATCATAGTTTCCATACTCAAATTCATTGTCAATATCATCaatatcatcttcttcttcatcaccCTCAACACGAGGGCTACCTGCAAGTCATATTACCAATTAGAAAAGCTTTCGAGATCAAACAGCAATTCCAAAGATAAGCAACTAGAAATAAAAGCCTTACCTTTAAGACGTTTATATCTGGTTTTACACTGGGGGCAAGCTTGGTTTCCTTCTCTTCTTTCATACTCATAGCAGGGCCTACAAACAGGGAATGCACATTCATTGCAAGCAACAAATAGCTCTCCATCCACTGTAATCTCTATGTCATCTCCACAAATATGACATTTTTGCCCACTCAATTCTTGCACAGACTTTATCTGTAATGACAGAGTAATATTGGTGAGTGCTcaagaaaaatgacattttccaTCCCAATTGttctcaattttttaaaacagaaaaactTATGTAAATTTCagctaattataataaataataaacacagTGTTCACGAAGAAAGCAGAAACACGTGAGCAGAGAACATTGTTTCTCCCCCCAAAATTTTCATCTTTGTTAACCAGAATCAATCCTCTCATTCCTATAACTTTCCTCCAAATTAATCATCATGCAAAATCACTGTCTATGGAATCGTTAACTCAAATGGTTAAATTATTTCAACAAGCTCGATGCATACAAGTGCTTTCACAATCTGCCGACACTAATTTTCCACTCATCCCTTTAGTGTGAGCACAAGTAAAGAACTAAGTCAGCATTATCATCTTGATTTCTTGTCTCTTCCACCTAGATCCAAGTAGATCTTGAGAAATAACATGCTCAAAATGTCTTGTAGTAAAACTTACTGTATAATTCCATTACAATTTTCAGCAAATGCAAAACTAAACACAGCTAGCTGAACTTCTAATATGATAATTTTTCCAGAAACTTAGGAGAGTAAAGGAGAAGAAACGCTTAAGGAAGGGTAGAACTCTGAAACTCCTGACTCAAACCACTAAAACCAAGCAACATTTGAAAAGAAACAAAGCATTTagttacagaaaaaaaaaaggtcccTTTTAAGCAAAACCACGGAATAAACAATGACTGATACAACAAATAACCATTGAACTAGAAAACAAAAACCCACAAACTAAAATCCCCAAAATTCCAACATCACTCAAAACCCATGTCCAAATTTAAAATCCGCAGCACTTCCAAAAGTGCTAAAGCATAATACAACATGAAGGAGCAAATGGGTATTAccccaaattaaaaaaattagtccAAGTGAGGTGATTTCAAAGCCTCTTACCCGTGCATTTTCATCCGCATTGATCAACACAAACTCGTTCCTATTGTGAGACCCAGCAACAAGTCTACCCGTGGCCATAACTCGCCAAAGATAAACTTTTCTCCAAATCTACAAGGGAAGCTTCTTCAAATCAAGGAAACCCAACTCAAAATCCGATCTTTAACGAGTCTGAAGGCCTCAACTCGTCTAAAGATCCATGTTCTCGCTTTAGACCAGTCTGTTCAATACCCATGAAAGGGCATCCAAACCCCACATAGaagcaaagaaaagaaaaaaccaaAATGTATGGGGGGAAAATGTagtgttaaaaataaattattacatataagaaaagaagagaagagTAGTAGTAGAAGGCGTGCTAGTAAATTGATTCCTTCACAAGCCAAATCTCATCTGTAACCTGGCTGGTCCTTATTGTGGTCATAAAACTACGACGCGTAAGAGagaaggagatgaagaagagaagagagagagaaagagagaaacaaAGAGACAGACACAGAGGGtggatagatagatagatagacaGATCgagaacataaaataataataataatatttattaattaatatgtaaataaataataaaaaaaaaataactattattattattatgtaaaaaataaaaataatcaaaaaggAAGGTGGGTGGGGCCAGTACACATGGTGGTGGCGCTGAGCTGTGCCCCCACCGGAGTTGGTAAgtcaagaaaattacaaaagCTCTTATAGGgtgaaaataatgaaaatggAAAAATGAGATTTCTTTACTTTT from Cannabis sativa cultivar Pink pepper isolate KNU-18-1 chromosome 4, ASM2916894v1, whole genome shotgun sequence carries:
- the LOC115712921 gene encoding cellulose synthase A catalytic subunit 6 [UDP-forming], which translates into the protein MATGRLVAGSHNRNEFVLINADENARIKSVQELSGQKCHICGDDIEITVDGELFVACNECAFPVCRPCYEYERREGNQACPQCKTRYKRLKGSPRVEGDEEEDDIDDIDNEFEYGNYDAFPHQVTEGMPPSRYGSQYHSSAIPERESSPPGSEIPLLTYGEEDSEISSDRHALIVPPFMGHGNRVHPMPYSDSSTPLQPRPMVPKKDIAVYGYGSVAWKDRMEDWKKKQNDKLQVVKHHGGNGGGDFGDELDDPELPMMDEGRQPLSRKKPISSSKISPYRLLIVLRLAILGLFFHYRLLHPVNDAYGLWLTSVICEIWFGVSWILDQFPKWYPIHRETYLDRLSLRYEKEGKPSELANIDVFVSTVDPLKEPPLITANTVLSILAVDYPVDKVACYVSDDGAAMLTFEALSETSEFARKWVPFCKKYSIEPRAPEWYFSQKMDYLKDKVQPAFVRERRAMKRDYEEFKVRINALVSTAQKVPEDGWTMQDGSPWPGNNVRDHPGMIQVFLGNNGVRDLEGNELPRLVYVSREKRPGFDHHKKAGAMNALMRVSAVISNAPYLLNVDCDHYINNSKALREAMCFMMDPTSGKKVCYVQFPQRFDGIDRHDRYSNRNVVFFDINMKGLDGIQGPIYVGTGCVFRRQALYGYDAPTKKKRPSRTCNCWPRWCCLCFGSRKKKNAKTKKEKKKPKHREASKQIHALENIEEGITELNPEKASNMSQVTLEKKFGQSPVFIASAILENGGVPQNVSPASLLKEALQVISCGYEDKTEWGKEVGWIYGSVTEDILTGFKMHCHGWRSVYCMPKRPAFKGSAPINLSDRLHQVLRWALGSVEIFLSKHCPIWYGYGGGLKWLERFSYINSVVYPWTSLPLLVYCSLPAICLLTGKFIVPEISNYASILFMALFISIAATGILEMQWGGVRIDDWWRNEQFWVIGGVSSHLFALFQGLLKVLAGVNTNFTVTSKAADDGEFSELYIFKWTSLLIPPITLLIINLVGVVVGISDAINNGYDSWGPLFGRLFFALWVIIHLYPFLKGMLGKQDRIPTIIVVWSILLASILTLMWVRINPFVSKDGPVLEICGLNCD